One Hemibagrus wyckioides isolate EC202008001 linkage group LG07, SWU_Hwy_1.0, whole genome shotgun sequence DNA segment encodes these proteins:
- the usp12b gene encoding LOW QUALITY PROTEIN: ubiquitin carboxyl-terminal hydrolase 12 (The sequence of the model RefSeq protein was modified relative to this genomic sequence to represent the inferred CDS: deleted 2 bases in 1 codon) produces MRIAHLLPSQNRDSPLSECTLCRVRMRGDVAHAHCTPDRDASLAVTGGRSSFCVQLLDRRKILVFCFFKYRKSSLLWLSRFYSWGLVQYGGRRMEILMTVRKIASICTMGANASALEKEIGPEQFPVNEHYFGLVNFGNTCYCNSVLQALYFCRPFREKVLAYKVQPRRKESLLTCLADLFNSIATQKKKVGVIPPKKFISRLRKENELFDNYMQQDAHEFLNYLLNTIADLLQEEKSQERQQNGKVVQNGGGGGSGSGSNTGEAESAEKNQQTWVHEIFQGTLTNETRCLNCEAVSSKDEDFLDLSVDVEQNTSITHCLRGFSNTETLCSEYKYYCEQCRSKQEAQKRMRVKKLPMILALHLKRFKYMDQLHRYTKLSYRVVFPLELRLFNTSGDATNPDRLYDLVAVVVHCGSGPNRGHYITIVKSHGFWLLFDDDIVEKIDAQAIEEFYGLTSDISKNSESGYILFYQSRD; encoded by the exons ATGAGAATTGCTCACTTGCTTCCTTCCCAGAACAGAGACTCTCCCCTGAGCGAGTGCACACTGTGCAGAGTGCGCATGCGTGGAGATGTCGCGCATGCGCACTGCACACCGGACAGGGACGCAAGTCTTGCAGTGACAGGCGGACGCTCCTCGTTCTGTGTCCAGCTGCTGGACAGGCGAaagattttg gttttttgtttttttaaataccgGAAATCAAGCCTTTTGTGGCTGTCACGGTTTTACAGCTGGGGTTTGGTCCAGTATGGCGGCAGACGGATGGAAATACTGATGACAGTCCGAAAGATCGCCTCGATATGTACGATG ggcGCCAATGCCTCAGCTTTGGAGAAGGAGATTGGACCAGAACAGTTCCCTGTAAATGAACACTACTTTGGTCTGGTTAAT tttggCAACACCTGCTACTGTAACTCAGTGCTGCAGGCTCTGTATTTCTGTCGTCCGTTTCGGGAGAAAGTACTGGCCTACAAGGTGCAGCCACGGCGCAAAGAGAGTCTGCTCACCTGCCTGGCAGATCTCTTCAACAGCATCGCTACTCAGAAGAAGAAAGTGGGAGTCATCCCTCCTAAGAAGTTCATCTCACGCCTGAGGAAGGAAAACG AGTTGTTTGACAACTACATGCAGCAAGATGCTCACGAGTTCCTCAACTACCTGCTCAACACCATCGCCGACCTGCTGCAGGAGGAGAAGAGCCAGGAGCGGCAGCAGAATGGCAAGGTGGTACaaaatggaggaggaggaggaagcggAAGCGGGAGCAACACGGGAGAGGCAGAATCAGCCGAGAAGAACCAACAGACGTGGGTGCATGAGATCTTCCAGGGCACACTGACCAATGAGACACGCTGCCTCAACTGTGAAGCG GTAAGCAGTAAAGATGAGGATTTCTTGGATCTCTCTGTGGATGTGGAGCAgaacacatccatcacacactgtctcag GGGCTTCAGTAACACGGAGACGTTATGCAGCGAATACAAGTACTACTGTGAGCAGTGTCGGAGTAAGCAGGAGGCACAGAAACG gATGCGTGTGAAGAAATTACCCATGATCCTCGCCCTGCACCTAAAGCGCTTTAAGTATATGGACCAGCTGCATCGCTACACCAAACTGTCCTATCGTGTGGTCTTCCCTCTGGAGCTGAGGCTCTTCAATACCTCCGGTGACGCCACCAACCCCGACCGTCTCTATGACCTTGTGGCTGTTGTAGTGCACTGTGGGAG TGGTCCAAATCGTGGTCATTACATCACTATAGTGAAAAGTCACGGCTTCTGGTTGCTGTTTGATGACGATATCGTAGAG aaaATAGATGCCCAAGCAATAGAGGAGTTCTATGGGCTGACGTCTGACATTTCCAAAAACTCAGAGTCAGGCTACATCCTCTTTTACCAGTCCAGAGACTGA